The proteins below come from a single uncultured delta proteobacterium genomic window:
- a CDS encoding Type I secretion outer membrane protein, TolC family: protein MLHFELETAFLFIAVLCFSLGTGLSATAADRTGAVAPDGSIKDTVLSTLYYTPDIKAFQEYRQAAEHDLSRARSGWLPRLDARAGWGYEQWSNQATRQPAHPRRGTDGQNDREFYERSEASLVLQQTIWDGLATWSRYQIGVTRLDSATSRLLDNSEASVLDALLAHLEVYRQRRLVALSELNVQNHKDILGSQVERQRLGASSVADVTQTRGRLARAQASLVETQSALEIAMAQYKRLAGKDPGELEAPYLPENPYPSLEAVLSDSQTKNPKVKALQSDVETAKAQIKLDKSTYHPQIYLEAGPTYNWQVQGSTTYEWGTGIMLRASWNLFNGFYDYYNVKGDAARMRQAREQLNSQTNNLAQETAATWSSLISAQEQSKFFEVAVENSTMTRDAYLQQFNVGQRSLLDVLDSENELYSFSIQLVTSKLNEVAAQYKLKALGGELIPSMGFDPSLLNVNTDDYARAKDVYHVNLPH from the coding sequence CGCCGTGGCGCCGGACGGCTCCATCAAGGACACCGTCCTCTCCACGTTGTACTACACCCCTGATATCAAAGCCTTCCAGGAATACCGCCAGGCTGCCGAGCACGACCTGAGCCGCGCCCGGAGCGGCTGGCTGCCCCGCCTTGATGCGCGCGCCGGCTGGGGGTATGAACAGTGGAGCAACCAGGCGACCAGACAGCCGGCTCACCCGCGCCGGGGAACCGACGGCCAGAACGACAGGGAATTTTATGAACGCAGCGAAGCGTCCCTGGTTCTCCAGCAGACCATCTGGGACGGCCTCGCCACCTGGAGCCGCTATCAGATCGGCGTAACCCGCCTTGATTCGGCAACCTCCCGCCTGCTCGACAACTCCGAAGCCTCTGTCCTCGACGCGCTGCTCGCCCACCTTGAAGTATACCGCCAGCGCCGCCTTGTGGCCCTTTCCGAACTGAACGTACAGAACCACAAAGACATTCTGGGCTCCCAGGTTGAACGGCAGCGCCTCGGCGCCTCCAGCGTCGCCGACGTGACCCAGACCCGCGGCCGTTTGGCCCGCGCCCAGGCCAGCCTTGTGGAAACCCAGTCCGCGCTGGAAATCGCCATGGCGCAGTATAAGCGCCTTGCCGGCAAGGACCCCGGCGAACTGGAAGCCCCCTATCTGCCCGAAAACCCCTACCCGAGCCTCGAAGCCGTCCTTTCCGACAGCCAGACCAAGAACCCCAAAGTCAAGGCCCTGCAGTCCGACGTGGAAACCGCGAAGGCCCAGATCAAGTTGGACAAGTCCACTTACCATCCCCAGATTTATCTGGAAGCCGGCCCCACCTACAACTGGCAGGTGCAGGGTTCCACCACGTATGAATGGGGTACCGGGATCATGCTCCGCGCGTCCTGGAACCTGTTCAACGGTTTCTATGACTACTACAACGTGAAGGGCGACGCCGCCCGCATGCGCCAGGCCCGCGAACAGCTGAACAGCCAGACCAACAATCTGGCCCAGGAAACCGCTGCCACCTGGAGCTCCCTGATTTCCGCGCAGGAACAGAGCAAGTTCTTCGAAGTGGCCGTGGAAAACAGCACCATGACCCGCGACGCTTACCTGCAACAGTTCAACGTGGGCCAGCGCTCCCTCCTGGACGTGCTCGACTCCGAAAACGAACTGTACAGCTTCTCCATCCAGCTGGTTACCTCCAAGCTGAACGAAGTCGCCGCGCAGTACAAGCTGAAGGCCCTCGGCGGCGAACTGATCCCCTCCATGGGATTTGACCCCTCCCTGTTGAACGTCAATACCGATGACTACGCCCGCGCGAAAGACGTGTACCACGTCAACCTGCCGCACTAA